The Pseudanabaena galeata CCNP1313 genome includes a region encoding these proteins:
- a CDS encoding protein kinase domain-containing protein — protein MASDRLKLWRSPEAVAIALLKEVLEILVYVHERNVVHRDIKPANLIRRNSDRKIVLIDFGAVKEIGSLAVDPQGNTNLTIAIGSPGYMPIEQLNGKPRFSSDIYAVGMMAIQAITGAEPCLFAEHPETAELVWRDRLQGNYSPQFLDILDKMVRYDFRQRYQTASEVLAAIASLPNVTEHDLPTVVSASNMTNNAATIITSSQVATQAAGSQGDSSYRNPHTVAFQESSSRKPFPIWVWVTGGVALLLVVIMAIISKTAKNAPEVVNNPVVSNLPSPTAIAPTPPTPSSTVTPTAIASTPPTPSSTTTPTPLSVKELLAQALILNRNNKPQQALAKVEEAIKIDPNSADAWGAKGLLLRSMGRENEAIAAFSKALELRPDERLIPPSKRELPSKKGGKKKDDD, from the coding sequence ATGGCAAGCGATCGCCTGAAGCTGTGGCGATCGCCTGAAGCTGTGGCGATCGCCTTGCTCAAAGAGGTTTTAGAAATACTGGTATATGTGCATGAGCGCAATGTTGTCCATCGTGATATCAAGCCAGCCAACTTAATTCGCCGTAACAGCGATCGCAAAATTGTTTTGATCGACTTTGGAGCAGTTAAAGAAATTGGTAGTTTGGCAGTTGATCCGCAAGGTAATACAAATCTGACGATCGCGATCGGTTCCCCTGGATATATGCCCATCGAGCAACTTAATGGCAAGCCGCGTTTTAGTAGTGACATTTATGCGGTGGGGATGATGGCAATCCAAGCAATTACGGGCGCAGAGCCATGCCTATTCGCTGAGCATCCTGAAACTGCGGAACTGGTTTGGCGCGATCGCTTACAGGGTAATTACTCACCGCAATTTCTAGATATTCTCGACAAAATGGTGCGTTACGATTTCCGTCAACGTTATCAGACTGCTTCAGAAGTGTTAGCGGCGATCGCCTCTCTGCCCAATGTTACTGAGCATGATTTGCCTACCGTCGTGAGTGCCAGCAATATGACCAACAACGCCGCAACTATCATCACGTCGTCGCAGGTTGCTACGCAAGCAGCAGGTTCTCAAGGCGATTCTTCCTATAGAAACCCTCACACTGTCGCCTTCCAAGAGTCCTCGTCGCGCAAACCATTTCCTATTTGGGTTTGGGTCACTGGAGGCGTTGCTTTGCTGCTAGTAGTGATCATGGCAATCATCAGCAAAACTGCAAAAAATGCACCTGAAGTTGTTAATAATCCCGTAGTTTCCAACTTACCGAGTCCAACGGCGATCGCGCCAACTCCTCCTACACCATCATCGACAGTAACCCCAACGGCGATCGCCTCGACACCTCCTACACCATCATCGACTACAACCCCAACGCCTTTATCCGTTAAAGAGTTACTTGCCCAAGCCTTGATCCTTAATCGCAATAACAAACCTCAGCAAGCTCTGGCAAAAGTAGAAGAAGCGATCAAAATCGATCCTAATAGTGCTGATGCATGGGGAGCAAAGGGATTATTACTGAGAAGTATGGGGCGTGAGAATGAGGCGATCGCAGCTTTTTCTAAAGCGTTGGAACTCAGACCTGACGAACGCTTAATCCCGCCCTCGAAACGCGAACTTCCTTCAAAAAAAGGTGGTAAGAAAAAAGATGATGATTGA
- a CDS encoding protein kinase translates to MINTILRGHYKIISHLGGGGFGQTYLAEDIDLPTHPTCVVKQLKPLSHEPFVLETAKRLFDQEAEMLYSLGSHDRIPRLLAHFQEGEEFYLVQEFADGKDLTQEIGNGKRSPEAVAIA, encoded by the coding sequence GTGATAAACACCATACTTAGAGGACATTACAAAATTATTAGTCACCTTGGTGGTGGTGGCTTCGGTCAGACATATCTGGCTGAAGATATTGATTTGCCAACGCATCCCACTTGCGTGGTGAAGCAGCTTAAGCCTTTATCCCATGAGCCTTTTGTGTTGGAAACTGCTAAGCGTCTCTTCGATCAAGAAGCCGAGATGCTTTATTCTCTGGGTTCACACGATCGCATTCCGCGTTTACTTGCCCACTTTCAGGAAGGCGAAGAATTTTATTTAGTCCAAGAATTTGCTGACGGCAAAGATCTCACGCAGGAGATTGGTAATGGCAAGCGATCGCCTGAAGCTGTGGCGATCGCCTGA